The proteins below come from a single Drosophila suzukii chromosome X, CBGP_Dsuzu_IsoJpt1.0, whole genome shotgun sequence genomic window:
- the LOC108004650 gene encoding putative ATP-dependent RNA helicase DHX57 — protein sequence MDESSRQHMEDCFLRSPSDIRTTNVPTVPKSQAADNKSRKTELHVLRLNDESRQMTMDTLRQIHGPDFQLDDISKYKDRGRGGHGVKHSYWQDRGTLVVQSVQGVSSSRSGNDSDGDRLRRYALAKLENYGFQAVHCLEAYEHCSGDTEAALLLLYRRYMRIPEKDQLTLEPPGEQELLDMRAEEKEALESIYDKAYEEREANRVWNLKFRIDHLLAHSPSEVRKAREAVLAAAAAAAQAALDKKKKAPQRCRNFDRDGTCKFGPKCRFAHLPPQPTEADIAKKESVDENDNELWFHVEVRFPPGSRYPYEAPFVYLKTTCHDIPHELRLRYARHLYREAREICRDGIPCVYSICDLLQSNEQLSGRLDTSPFPSPKRSIFHDEPEGGGADQNGLDQQAPKPTHYARGQTSRNEGGHQRNVEAQSRENRRLLQQFVERRKEERYQKVIDGRKQLPAFAEIERILALIESSPVVVISGETGCGKSTQVPQFILDNWFFRSLQLSPKENLPHVEIICTQPRRLSAIGVAERVAAERLDRIGQLVGYQIRLENKVSQSTRLSFCTTGILLRRLASDPLLGSVTHVIVDEVHERSEESDFLLLILKNLLQERKDLKVILMSATLNATLFSDYFAGAPVLDIPGRTFPVQQLFLEDIMEMSDFVMEYDTKYCRKLKKHEQDVLERELEYADVQASGQAPGKKIKDEKLTLAEIYQRYAEYSKPTCKSIYLMEPMTINPELIESVLKYIVEGSHDWPREGTILIFLPGFGEIQTVHDSLMDNALFSPRAGKFILVPLHSALSGEDQALVFKKAPPGKRKIVLSTNIAETSVTIDDCVFVVDCGLMKEKCFDSNRNMESLDLVWVSRANAKQRKGRAGRVMPGVCIHLYTSYRYNHHILGQPVPEIQRVPLEQIVLRIKTLQTFASRNTLSVLLETLEAPTEDSVLGALTRLRDVGALDAEDQLTPLGHHLAALPVDVRIGKLMLYGAIFQCLDSVLTIAACLSNKSPFVSPMSKRTEADKCKRMFALGNSDHLTVLNAYRKWLDVARRGNYAASRNYASEHFLSLNTLETIADLKYQYLELLVSIGFVPINVPRRRKNACDNILTLTGVEQNHNGENNRLLTSLLCAALYPNIVKIMTPERVYVQTAGGAVPREPSHQDLRFKTRGDGYVKIHPSSVNSHVAVFQAPFLVYQEKVRTSAIYIRDCSMLPLIAMVLFAGSDFKVELHDGDFLFLLESGWIILKAHDLETAEMVQCLRSEMIKLLEEKIRDPCLNLLHHKNGCRMIGNIVHLISKNS from the exons ATGGACGAATCATCGCGACAGCACATGGAGGACTGCTTCCTGCGCAGCCCCAGCGACATCCGCACCAC CAACGTGCCCACGGTGCCGAAATCACAGGCGGCCGACAACAAGTCGCGGAAAACGGAGCTGCACGTCCTCCGGCTAAATGACGAGTCCCGCCAGATGACCATGGACACGCTGCGCCAGATCCATGGGCCCGACTTCCAGCTGGACGACATCAGCAAGTACAAGGACCGCGGACGCGGCGGCCACGGTGTAAAGCACTCATACTGGCAGGATCGCGGCACCCTGGTCGTCCAGAGCGTGCAGGGCGTGAGCTCCTCGCGTAGCGGCAACGATAGCGATGGGGATCGCCTGCGTCGCTATGCCCTGGCCAAGCTGGAGAACTATGGCTTCCAGGCTGTCCACTGCTTGGAGGCCTATGAGCACTGCTCCGGTGATACGGAGGCCGCCCTGTTGCTGCTCTACCGACGCTACATGAGGATTCCCGAGAAGGATCAGCTGACCCTTGAGCCACCCGGCGAGCAGGAACTGCTGGACATGCGCGCCGAAGAAAAGGAGGCCCTGGAGTCCATCTACGATAAGGCGTACGAGGAGCGCGAGGCGAATCGGGTGTGGAACCTCAAGttccgcatcgatcacttgCTTGCCCACAGTCCCTCGGAGGTGCGGAAGGCCAGGGAGGCGGTCCTggccgctgctgctgccgctgcccAGGCAGCGCTAGACAAGAAGAAGAAGGCACCGCAGCGGTGTCGTAACTTCGACCGCGACGGCACCTGCAAGTTCGGCCCCAAGTGTCGGTTCGCCCACCTGCCACCGCAGCCCACGGAAGCGGACATTGCCAAGAAGG AAAGCGTTGACGAGAACGACAACGAGTTGTGGTTCCATGTGGAGGTGCGCTTCCCGCCGGGCAGCCGCTATCCATATGAGGCACCCTTTGTCTACCTGAAAACCACCTGCCACGACATCCCGCACGAGCTGCGTCTTCGCTACGCCCGCCACCTGTACAGAGAAGCTAGAGAGATCTGCCGCGATGGCATTCCGTGTGTCTACAGCATATGCGACCTGTTGCAGTCCAATGAACAGCTGTCTGGTCGTCTTGACACGTCGCCTTTTCCCTCGCCCAAGCGCTCAATATTCCACGACGAACCAGAGGGCGGTGGCGCCGATCAGAACGGTTTGGATCAGCAGGCGCCGAAACCAACGCATTACGCCCGCGGGCAAACGTCGCGAAATGAAGGAGGCCATCAGCGGAATGTGGAGGCGCAGAGCCGGGAGAATCGTCGCCTGCTGCAGCAGTTCGTGGAGCGGCGGAAGGAGGAGCGCTACCAGAAGGTCATTGATGGCCGGAAACAGCTGCCAGCGTTCGCCGAAATTGAACGTATACTGGCGCTAATTGAAAGTTCGCCTGTGGTGGTCATATCTGGTGAAACGGGTTGCGGTAAGAGTACCCAAGTGCCGCAGTTCATCCTAGACAACTGGTTTTTCCGCTCCCTCCAACTGTCGCCGAAGGAGAACTTGCCGCACGTGGAAATCATCTGTACGCAGCCACGACGTCTTTCGGCCATCGGAGTGGCGGAGCGTGTGGCTGCCGAGCGGCTGGATCGCATTGGTCAGCTGGTGGGCTACCAGATACGGCTGGAGAACAAGGTGTCGCAAAGCACGCGCCTCAGCTTCTGCACCACGGGCATCCTGTTGCGCCGCTTGGCCTCCGACCCGCTGCTGGGCAGCGTCACCCATGTCATAGTGGACGAAGTTCACGAACGTTCCGAGGAATCTGACTTCTTGCTGCTCATCTTGAAGAATTTGCTGCAAGAACGCAAGGATCTCAAAGTTATCCTCATGTCGGCCACTCTAAATGCCACTCTCTTTTCGGATTACTTTGCTGGAGCTCCTGTGCTGGACATTCCTGGGCGCACTTTCCCCGTTCAGCAGCTCTTCCTGGAGGATATTATGGAGATGAGCGATTTCGTCATGGAGTATGACACCAAGTACTGCCGTAAGCTGAAGAAGCACGAGCAAGACGTCCTGGAGCGTGAGCTGGAGTACGCCGATGTCCAGGCTTCCGGGCAGGCGCCGGGAAAGAAGATCAAGGATGAAAAACTAACTCTAGCCGAGATCTATCAGCGTTATGCGG AATACAGCAAGCCCACGTGCAAGAGTATTTACCTGATGGAGCCCATGACCATCAATCCGGAACTGATCGAATCCGTACTTAAATACATCGTTGAAGGCTCCCACGATTGGCCGCGCGAGGGAACTATACTCATTTTTCTTCCCGGCTTTGGGGAGATCCAAACCGTGCATGATTCTTTGATGGATAATGCCCTCTTCTCGCCACGTGCCGGCAAATTCATCCTGGTTCCCTTGCACTCTGCTCTCTCTGGCGAGGATCAGGCGCTGGTATTTAAGAAGGCGCCACCCGGAAAAAGGAAGATCGTGCTAAGCACAAACATCGCCGAGACCTCGGTGACCATCGACGATTGTGTCTTTGTGGTGGACTGTGGCCTGATGAAGGAGAAGTGCTTCGACTCAAACCGCAACATGGAATCACTGGACCTGGTGTGGGTCTCCCGTGCCAATGCCAAGCAGCGCAAGGGTCGTGCCGGTCGTGTGATGCCGGGAGTGTGCATTCACCTGTACACCAGTTACCGCTACAACCACCACATCCTGGGCCAGCCGGTGCCGGAAATTCAGCGTGTGCCGCTCGAGCAGATTGTTTTGCGCATCAAGACCTTGCAGACGTTCGCCTCGCGCAACACGCTCTCGGTTCTTCTGGAGACACTGGAGGCACCCACAGAGGATAGTGTTTTGGGCGCGCTGACACGTTTGAGGGATGTGGGAGCTCTCGATGCGGAGGACCAGTTGACGCCGCTGGGTCACCATCTCGCCGCCCTGCCTGTGGACGTGCGCATCGGCAAGCTGATGCTGTACGGGGCAATCTTCCAGTGCCTGGACAGCGTGCTGACCATCGCCGCCTGCCTGAGCAACAAGTCGCCGTTCGTAAGTCCCATGAGCAAGCGCACGGAGGCGGACAAGTGCAAAAGGATGTTTGCCCTGGGCAACAGCGATCACCTCACCGTGCTGAATGCGTACAGG AAATGGCTGGATGTGGCGCGTAGGGGTAACTATGCAGCCAGCAGGAACTATGCCAGTGAGCACTTTTTGTCGCTGAACACGCTTGAGACGATAGCCGACCTCAAGTACCAGTACCTGGAGCTACTCGTTTCCATTGGCTTTGTGCCCATCAATGTGCCGCGAAGGCGCAAGAATGCCTGCGACAATATTCTCACACTAACAG GTGTGGAGCAAAATCACAACGGCGAAAACAACAGGCTGCTGACCTCGCTCCTCTGCGCCGCCCTCTATCCGAACATCGTGAAGATAATGACGCCGGAGCGCGTCTACGTCCAGACGGCTGGCGGTGCTGTGCCACGCGAGCCGAGCCACCAGGATCTGCGCTTCAAAACGCGCGGCGATGGCTATGTAAAGATTCACCCGTCGTCAGTCAACTCGCATGTGGCCGTCTTCCAGGCGCCCTTCCTTGTCTATCAGGAGAAGGTGCGCACCAGCGCCATCTACATCCGGGACTGCTCGATGCTGCCACTCATCGCCATGGTCCTGTTTGCCGGCAGCGATTTTAAGGTGGAGCTGCACGACGGGGACTTCCTGTTCTTGCTGGAGAGCGGCTGGATTATACTGAAGGCTCACGACCTTGAGACCGCCGAGATGGTGCAGTGCCTGCGATCGGAGATGATCAAGCTGCTAGAGGAGAAGATTCGCGATCCGTGCCTTAACCTGCTGCACCACAAAAACGGCTGCCGGATGATCGGCAACATCGTCCACTTGATCAGTAAAAATAGCTGA